The following are from one region of the Cydia pomonella isolate Wapato2018A unplaced genomic scaffold, ilCydPomo1 PGA_scaffold_202, whole genome shotgun sequence genome:
- the LOC133533712 gene encoding sarcoplasmic reticulum histidine-rich calcium-binding protein-like, producing the protein MSVVFHRSAGKMILKSFLAAIVLSFAWIKSVAGGTSYSNVYMQSGPSLGFYGPAALRSAQLTPLSAAPLMSSLLPPCVSPCVVPTQQVAALTPVATSSANFVTYKSPIRVPVVVAPSNNDATSYEYSYVVYDEDTGDQKAQKETSDGSVVRGQYSLIQPDGNIREVQYTADDLTGFNAVVKNFLPGNEAKSISPCPEIKSEPLKEAQEKKDEAHELEPEVHEEQHGHEGESHEEHEAHAEPKHEEHGHEEHESHERQSEPEKHDDHGGHGETKSHEEHGGHEEHESHEEPAKHVSHKEHEEHAGPEGHEEHGETEEHKSQEEHAEPESHGESHIAEEHGGEEKEKPRATQSVEVLPIVSDALVSYNDVIKCIQSAINRANTPQPLASPLTYIVLNKPC; encoded by the exons ATGTCAGTAGTGTTCCATCGATCAGCTGGAAAGATGATTTTAAAA AGTTTCCTGGCAGCTATAGTGTTATCTTTTGCTTGGATAAAGTCAGTTGCGGGCGGCACGTCGTACTCAAATGTTTACATGCAAAGTGGTCCAAGTTTGGGTTTCTACGGCCCTGCGGCTTTAAGAAGTGCACAACTCACGCCTCTATCTGCTGCGCCTCTCATGTCAAGTTTGTTACCGCCTTGTGTATCACCGTGTGTCGTTCCTACTCAACAAGTGGCTGCATTAACACCAGTAGCAACCAGTAGTGCCAATTTTGTCACGTATAAGTCTCCGATAAGAGTCCCAGTTGTTGTAGCGCCGAGTAATAAT GATGCTACGAGCTACGAGTATTCCTATGTGGTTTATGATGAGGACACTGGTGATCAAAAAGCTCAAAAAGAAACAAGTGACGGCTCCGTAGTGCGGGGACAATACTCACTAATTCAGCCTGATGGAAATATCCGAGAGGTGCAGTACACTGCTGATGATCTTACAGG ATTTAACGCAGTTGTTAAGAACTTTTTACCCGGAAACGAAGCTAAATCTATCTCACCATGCCCTGAAATAAAAAGCGAACCGCTAAAAGAAGCTCAAGAGAAAAAAGATGAAGCACACGAACTCGAACCTGAAGTTCATGAAGAACAACATGGTCATGAAGGTGAAAGCCACGAAGAACATGAGGCCCATGCAGAACCAAAACATGAAGAACATGGTCACGAAGAACATGAAAGTCATGAAAGGCAATCAGAACCTGAAAAGCATGACGATCATGGAGGTCATGGAGAAACCAAAAGTCATGAAGAGCACGGGGGACATGAGGAACATGAAAGTCACGAAGAACCCGCGAAACATGTGAGCCATAAGGAGCATGAAGAGCACGCAGGGCCAGAGGGTCACGAAGAACACGGCGAAACTGAAGAGCACAAATCCCAAGAAGAGCACGCAGAACCAGAAAGCCATGGAGAATCTCACATTGCTGAAGAACATGGGGGTGAAGAAAAGGAAAAGCCGAGAGCAACACAGAGTGTTGAAGTATTACCGATCGTTTCAGATGCACTTGTTTCTTACAACGACGTCATTAAGTGCATACAATCTGCCATTAATCGAGCGAATACGCCACAACCGTTAGCTTCTCCACTTACGTACATTGTATTGAATAAGCCCTGTTAA